A single window of Streptomyces xanthii DNA harbors:
- a CDS encoding serine hydrolase yields the protein MSAGRRHGEVTRALRELFADAGVRGWLHVADLRRPEAAVTLDPDERLPIASVYKVPLMVAFCRLADAGTLDPAQPVTLDPARRVAGPTGLSLLHDPVSMSLRDLVVMMMTVSDNTAADAVLRAVGPDVVDETCRALGLPDTQVRGGVTNTWARLVEETGTGSLSAAMRRLASNDATVPEDVYDPARKSSSTPADIARLLHAVWTDRAASPERCAFMREVMSRQAWHHRLASGFPYDGVRVAGKTGTLGSLRHEAGVVELPDGATYTAVVFTQAARADSVLPRADAVIGAAARLSVEALRSMEGV from the coding sequence GTGAGCGCGGGGCGCCGGCACGGCGAGGTGACGCGCGCGCTGCGGGAGTTGTTCGCGGACGCGGGGGTGAGGGGCTGGCTGCACGTGGCGGACCTGCGCCGGCCCGAGGCGGCCGTGACGCTCGACCCGGACGAGCGGCTGCCGATCGCCTCCGTCTACAAGGTGCCGCTGATGGTGGCGTTCTGCCGGCTCGCCGACGCGGGCACGCTCGATCCGGCGCAGCCGGTGACACTGGACCCGGCACGGCGGGTGGCAGGGCCCACCGGGCTCTCCCTCCTCCACGACCCCGTGTCCATGTCCTTGCGCGACCTCGTGGTGATGATGATGACGGTGTCCGACAACACGGCGGCCGACGCGGTGCTCCGCGCGGTGGGCCCGGACGTCGTCGACGAGACCTGCCGCGCCCTGGGACTGCCCGACACCCAGGTGCGGGGCGGTGTCACCAACACGTGGGCCCGGCTGGTGGAGGAGACGGGCACCGGTTCGCTGAGCGCGGCGATGCGGCGCCTGGCCAGCAACGACGCGACGGTCCCCGAGGACGTGTACGACCCGGCCCGCAAGTCCTCCTCCACGCCCGCCGACATCGCACGCCTGCTGCACGCCGTCTGGACGGACCGCGCGGCGTCGCCGGAACGCTGCGCGTTCATGCGCGAGGTGATGAGCCGCCAGGCCTGGCACCACCGACTCGCCTCCGGATTCCCGTACGACGGCGTCCGCGTGGCCGGCAAGACCGGCACTCTCGGCTCCCTGCGCCACGAGGCCGGCGTCGTCGAACTGCCGGACGGCGCCACCTACACGGCCGTGGTCTTCACACAGGCGGCCCGCGCGGACAGCGTGCTGCCCCGGGCGGACGCGGTGATCGGAGCGGCGGCCCGCCTGTCGGTGGAGGCGCTCCGCTCGATGGAGGGCGTCTGA